ataatttatgcaaCTTTTATTCTCTATTCATGTTTTTCAAAAAAGGGTCAAATTTTCTTGCAAAGTTTCAAAATATGAAAAAGaattcttcattttttctttagttcaaatttaatttgatgtATTTCTGATTGTgaaagtttgaaattgaatccCTTTAACTGACTTTTCATCcctattttaatgaattttaaactttaattttcctctttaaaatattaaaatttattattatttacatttttttaccctaaaaaatcattatttatcaataaaatttaaaaaattattaagagtatttattaattaatctcttaattttaaaaaatatattaaaatatcttttatatattaaaaaattttttcattaattttaactattaagtgttttaatatttaaaaaaaaattattaattaatcatttaattttataaaatatttattaattaagcatttaaataaaaatattttaaatttttttataatatataataattaaaattaattaaaaaatagattaataaattttaaaaatattttaatatatcttttaaaattaataaattttttcatataaaagattaataataaatttctttaaaataaattcaaattctaATATTAAGATGAGCAAATAGCATTTTACACAAAACAAAtcaagtaaaaattaaatatcattaaaataagATTCTAACGTGATATTTTgtcaaaaaaaaatctaataaaacaaatgaaaaaaaaattcaaaatttcataacctaaaatttttaaataaatttaattaatgtcCTAAGACAATCTTGTTAAAAACGAAAATTCTTTGCCCCACTCtctcaaaaagagaaaaagaaaattaggaaaaggaaaggaaattaaatcaaatggtCCCTAAAACGACTCACCACCACAACAAAGCCACGTATTCGTTAATAAAACATCCACGTGTCCAAAATGACCCCACCGATTCAGAACTCCACACCTTTGCAAAGTTGGTAAGAAAGACGCGGCAGCTTCTCTCTCTTAGCTTCTGTTTTACAGCAACTAACACAAacaagagagagggagagaaggAAGAGCATGCAAACCCTGAAACATGACTTATTTTTTCTCACTTTTGACCCTCCAATTTTGCTTAATTCACATTCACTCCCCATCTGCTACTCCCTTTCATCTATCACTCTGTCTTTGACTTTTCATAATCATGGCAAAAGCAatagcagaagcagaagcagcaGAGCCTCCAATTCAAGTCTTCTCAGACGTTCAAACAGTTCTGGATTTTCTACGTAAAAATGGGCTAAATGAAGCGGAGTATGCTCTTAAAGAGGATATAATTGAGAAAAATGAACTGGGTTCTTTTGATTTCGAGAAATTCTTGTTTGTTTTACCTCCGGTTAGGATTCCGGCGAGCTTCCGGCGACCGGATGAAGGTAGTGGTTTTGGTGGTGGTGAAGGGTCGAGATCGAGTTCTGGTTCTGTTTCTGGTTCAGATGAGGAATTTGTTAGCTTGGTATCTTCTACTAGTGATTTGTGCTCTTCCGGTAATTAATTGTGTTTAAAGCTTCAGTTTTGAACTTATGATtcataactttttcttttcaaattctgattttaatattcttgtttgatcatatcattttctttttgtttccctAGAATTTGAAAAGTTCTACTTAAGGTGAGATTGGGTTATCTGAATATGGAATCCTGTTTTATATCTTTGCTCCTCTCTATAGTAAGACTTTAAGAATTCAAATTTTACTTTTCTTAGATAATTCTATTTATGGTTTATTACTGCGTGTAAATTtggaagatttttttttctcatatagAGTTATGTATTTGGTTcttttgtttgtttgtggagGACATGGAGCTGAGATAAAAGACTGTGACCTGTGATAAGATTCCTTGTTCTTGTTGTTATAAATTCTCAGAAACCAAAATGTGCATTTATTGTATACAATTTCTACTTCTGATTTTTAATGATGACTTGACACAGCTAGGTTATTTTGTATGTATTATAGtaccattcttttttattttccccCTTTGTGTTGTTTTATTTGAATAGTAATTTAGCTAATATTTGCTAAGTCACTGCAATAGCTCTCTAATATTCTGCTTGTTTATGAGTGTTTCTGGTATGTTTCAATCATTGCTCTTTTTAAGTAAATGATTTGGCTTAACTCGCCTCCCAGAGATAGCTCAAGGGGCAGGAGTATCCAAAGCTTTGTAAGGATAGATCCCAAACCAATGTGAGAATTTAACGCACGTCACGCCCAAGACTGAACACTTGGAGCATGAGGCACTTATGAGAGGCCTAACATTGGATAAACAGACTTTGAAACCATTTTAAGAACATGGGCAAGCTTAACTCACCTCTAAAAGCTAGCTAGGGGGGCGATAACCTTGGATGAGGTTATGAGTTTGAACACCAGCTGGAGCCTAGActaccaaaaaaagaaaaatcttgcCTATACTTAGAATATTACATCATAAATGAGTGTGTGGGAGAGTGTAGCAACCGGAAGAGGTGCTAATCATTCTTTGGCCAAAGTGTAAAACACTCTAGGTAACCGAGAACTGGTTTGGTGCAATACTCTTTGATGTAGGCAAGTCAAATTGAAAAAGAGTTTTGCTCTTTTCTGTTTTGTGTTTATAGACAAGCTATAGTTCTGTGCCAATTTGAGTTGGTGGTTAATTAAGCATCTCAACAGTTCTTTATTTATGCAGAATTTACAAATCCATATGGACTTCGTTCTGCATCTCAAGCTAATTCAGAAACATCATCGGATAGATTGTCTCAGTTTGGCACAGCACGTGATTACCCTCACCTTGATTTGCAAAATGATCTCTATTGGTATGATGAGAGAGATGAGGGCAACTTCATGACTCCATCCTTCAATGGGCCAGACTACTTTGGTGGTCCAAGCGAGGATAAATTTGTCACGACATCAGAGGCAGTAAACCACTTTGAAAATCCACTGAGTTTATATAATAAAGCCAAAGGATTTGAAGCAGAAGCAGCCAATGATTTCTTGGATAAGCCTTGTCTTTTTAATATGACATCTGTAAAAGATAAGAATGAAGCTCAAGCAATGGATTCTTATCATTTTGATAATGGAAACCATCCTGAAGGAGACATTGAGAGGAGTGATGGTTCAGTTCCTGTTTGCAAATCTTGCGCAAGGGAAGAGGGAAATTATGGTAGGGATCCTATTGATCACatccatttaattttcaaaaatactGATTTGAGTGACTTTCAGCTGACAGTTGGAGATATTCCCACTGATTGTGATATAGCCTTGGGACATGGAAAAAACAAGAATGGCTACTACTCTTCAAAAGCACATTTCAAAAGCAACTGTTTTGAAAGTTATAAAAGCTCCACCGAAATCGTATCAAATGGATTTGATGACTATGAAGTTATAAATGATAGAGAAGCAAATGGAGTAGCCGATGAACTTCAGACTGCTGCCGATGAAGAAAGTGAAGTTAATGTAGATGAGCTTCAGATGTTCAATAATCAGGAGGATGAATATGAA
This region of Manihot esculenta cultivar AM560-2 chromosome 10, M.esculenta_v8, whole genome shotgun sequence genomic DNA includes:
- the LOC110624859 gene encoding DYRK-family kinase pom1 isoform X1 codes for the protein MAKAIAEAEAAEPPIQVFSDVQTVLDFLRKNGLNEAEYALKEDIIEKNELGSFDFEKFLFVLPPVRIPASFRRPDEGSGFGGGEGSRSSSGSVSGSDEEFVSLVSSTSDLCSSEFTNPYGLRSASQANSETSSDRLSQFGTARDYPHLDLQNDLYWYDERDEGNFMTPSFNGPDYFGGPSEDKFVTTSEAVNHFENPLSLYNKAKGFEAEAANDFLDKPCLFNMTSVKDKNEAQAMDSYHFDNGNHPEGDIERSDGSVPVCKSCAREEGNYGRDPIDHIHLIFKNTDLSDFQLTVGDIPTDCDIALGHGKNKNGYYSSKAHFKSNCFESYKSSTEIVSNGFDDYEVINDREANGVADELQTAADEESEVNVDELQMFNNQEDEYEVFNLRIIHRKNRTGFEENKDLPIVLNSVIAGRYYVTEYLGSAAFSKVVQANDLHTGVDVCLKIIKNDKDFFDQSLDEIKLLKLVNKHDPADEHHILRLYDYFYHQEHLFIVCELLRANLYEFQKFNLESGGEPYFTLSRMQVITRQCLEALDFLHHLGIIHCDLKPENILIKSYRRCEIKVIDLGSSCFQSDSLCLYVQSRSYRAPEVILGLPYDQKIDLWSLGCILAELCSGEVLFPNDAVVMILARMIGMLGPIDLEMLARGQETNKYFTKEYDLYYLNEETNQVEYIIPEESSLEHHMQTYDKGFSDFLRTLLEVNPLRRPTAREALDHPWLSYSYESNSP
- the LOC110624859 gene encoding probable serine/threonine-protein kinase dyrk2 isoform X2; amino-acid sequence: MAKAIAEAEAAEPPIQVFSDVQTVLDFLRKNGLNEAEYALKEDIIEKNELGSFDFEKFLFVLPPVRIPASFRRPDEGSGFGGGEGSRSSSGSVSGSDEEFVSLVSSTSDLCSSEFTNPYGLRSASQANSETSSDRLSQFGTARDYPHLDLQNDLYWYDERDEGNFMTPSFNGPDYFGGPSEDKFVTTSEAVNHFENPLSLYNKAKGFEAEAANDFLDKPCLFNMTSVKDKNEAQAMDSYHFDNGNHPEGDIERSDGSVPVCKSCAREEGNYALGHGKNKNGYYSSKAHFKSNCFESYKSSTEIVSNGFDDYEVINDREANGVADELQTAADEESEVNVDELQMFNNQEDEYEVFNLRIIHRKNRTGFEENKDLPIVLNSVIAGRYYVTEYLGSAAFSKVVQANDLHTGVDVCLKIIKNDKDFFDQSLDEIKLLKLVNKHDPADEHHILRLYDYFYHQEHLFIVCELLRANLYEFQKFNLESGGEPYFTLSRMQVITRQCLEALDFLHHLGIIHCDLKPENILIKSYRRCEIKVIDLGSSCFQSDSLCLYVQSRSYRAPEVILGLPYDQKIDLWSLGCILAELCSGEVLFPNDAVVMILARMIGMLGPIDLEMLARGQETNKYFTKEYDLYYLNEETNQVEYIIPEESSLEHHMQTYDKGFSDFLRTLLEVNPLRRPTAREALDHPWLSYSYESNSP